The Solibacillus sp. FSL W7-1436 genome window below encodes:
- a CDS encoding C39 family peptidase gives MRVLLNVNGRSQYSSDIRPEYQNSACGPTTAHVILNYLCEDETIRTKDVNELYKFLGGTKIGLFKWRMIRNLRRLLGDDWCIEECTLTQAIEQLRLGNPVAMKFDVYFTGQFLKSYTPLYKYHWVPLIGYEIKDDELYLTIHDNGGRNRDSQIRTFKYDDNRKILSFVKIEKEQH, from the coding sequence ATGCGAGTATTATTAAATGTAAATGGCAGGTCACAATATAGTTCGGATATCCGGCCTGAATATCAAAACTCGGCATGCGGCCCTACGACTGCACACGTTATTTTGAATTACTTATGCGAAGATGAAACAATCCGCACAAAAGATGTAAATGAACTTTATAAATTTTTAGGCGGGACAAAAATCGGACTTTTTAAATGGCGGATGATCAGAAACTTGCGTCGATTACTCGGTGATGACTGGTGTATCGAGGAATGTACATTAACCCAGGCGATTGAGCAATTACGCTTAGGTAATCCGGTAGCGATGAAGTTTGATGTGTATTTTACCGGGCAGTTTTTGAAAAGTTATACCCCTCTCTATAAATACCACTGGGTACCTTTAATTGGTTATGAAATAAAAGACGATGAACTATACTTAACCATTCATGATAACGGAGGCCGCAATCGTGACAGTCAAATCCGAACTTTTAAGTATGATGACAACCGCAAAATATTAAGCTTCGTTAAAATCGAAAAGGAGCAGCATTAG
- a CDS encoding endospore germination permease, with protein sequence MKSVGSISLLHIIFLTMTFIGLKNHVTIIPSLLHGAGRDAWFSVIFSIFLMIPWLVLPLITIKKIKEESLRTYLLNNYPKLGKVLIFIIAFYLLLMAVITMHETLQWVSTTFLPQTPPLLLFFFFTVVCLLLATSSILTITMVNVVVLFVVVVLGFFIAFVNIQVKDYALLQPFFEHGFTPVFKSMVYPASGFIELYLLVFIQQHFKTKLKFWHLLIMLFLLFGLTLGPLLGAIAEFGPTEAAKQRYPAFEEWRIASIGSFINHIDFFSIYQWLTGAFVRIGFILFITIELLGLTGQKKKVWEYIFPIFVFCSLPLYLLDDSIFSKWKGQYFLISTTLFFFVLSIILFILANRKQKRKLEYND encoded by the coding sequence ATGAAATCAGTTGGCTCTATTAGTCTTTTACATATTATTTTTTTAACGATGACATTCATCGGATTAAAAAACCACGTCACAATTATTCCATCCTTATTACATGGAGCAGGTCGTGATGCTTGGTTTTCTGTTATTTTTTCAATATTTTTGATGATTCCCTGGTTAGTTCTTCCTCTTATTACAATAAAAAAAATAAAAGAAGAGTCTCTTCGTACGTATTTACTAAACAATTACCCTAAGCTGGGTAAAGTGCTTATCTTTATCATTGCTTTTTACTTACTTCTCATGGCCGTTATTACAATGCATGAAACATTACAATGGGTTTCAACAACTTTTTTGCCGCAAACGCCGCCATTGCTTTTGTTTTTCTTTTTTACTGTTGTATGCCTTTTACTGGCAACATCCTCCATATTAACGATAACGATGGTCAATGTTGTCGTATTGTTTGTTGTCGTAGTTCTAGGTTTCTTTATCGCTTTTGTTAATATTCAAGTGAAAGACTATGCATTGCTGCAGCCATTTTTCGAGCATGGATTTACACCGGTTTTCAAATCGATGGTCTATCCTGCTTCCGGCTTTATTGAGCTTTATTTGCTCGTTTTTATTCAGCAGCACTTTAAAACAAAGCTTAAATTTTGGCATTTATTAATCATGCTCTTTTTACTATTTGGATTAACACTAGGTCCCTTATTGGGGGCAATTGCCGAATTTGGACCAACTGAGGCTGCTAAACAGCGCTACCCCGCATTTGAAGAATGGCGAATTGCCTCAATCGGAAGCTTTATAAACCATATCGATTTCTTTTCTATTTACCAGTGGCTTACAGGAGCATTTGTCCGTATTGGTTTTATATTATTCATAACAATCGAGCTATTAGGGCTCACTGGTCAAAAGAAGAAAGTTTGGGAATATATTTTTCCGATCTTTGTTTTTTGCTCACTGCCTCTTTATTTACTTGATGACAGTATATTTAGCAAATGGAAGGGGCAATATTTTCTAATAAGTACTACGTTATTCTTTTTCGTACTTTCAATTATTCTCTTTATATTAGCAAATCGAAAACAAAAGCGAAAGTTGGAATATAATGATTGA
- a CDS encoding spore germination protein gives MIEYATLKKQFDNCADIRFQTFNFPASNVMLITCEAMTDNHLFNEVVVPRLRMACQQKEQFDEAVLMQKLHLPQLLKIEGLQEAVTNVFSGFVLIYIENLNILLCSNIENKPNRSPEESNLEVTIKGPRDNFIEDLGVNIALIRKRLPTNSLSVEKITLGTRSKTKIAILYFNDIADLSILKQLKKQLSEIDTDVILSGELIMERMNKISYLIPLNDSTARPDFAMQSLVTGRFIILVDGIAYAIITPTNILSLLKSGEDNDFPSIFSSLERLLRLFCILIALLLPAFWLALTTFHQEQLPIQLLATVVQTNTGSPLPAAIEMLGMLFMFELFREAGLRLPSILGGTISVVGGLIIGDAAIRAGITSPAMIVVIAISTIATFTLVNQSFVTTISMLRIVFILITSILGLFGFFLSIYICLVYIANIRVFGVPYLNIAVNLSWDNIKMSLFRPPATSNTKRPEVLNVKDKTKEKTK, from the coding sequence ATGATTGAATACGCTACCTTAAAAAAGCAATTTGATAATTGTGCTGATATTCGCTTTCAAACATTTAACTTTCCTGCAAGCAACGTTATGCTCATCACCTGTGAAGCGATGACAGATAATCATTTATTCAATGAAGTAGTCGTACCCCGATTAAGAATGGCATGCCAACAAAAGGAACAATTTGATGAGGCAGTATTAATGCAGAAATTGCATCTTCCCCAGCTACTGAAAATTGAAGGTTTGCAAGAAGCTGTTACGAATGTATTTAGCGGATTTGTTCTTATTTATATCGAGAATTTAAATATACTGTTATGCAGCAATATTGAAAACAAGCCTAATCGAAGCCCTGAGGAATCAAACTTAGAAGTAACTATTAAAGGTCCACGTGATAACTTCATTGAAGATTTAGGTGTAAATATTGCTCTTATCCGCAAACGTCTGCCTACGAATTCATTAAGTGTTGAAAAGATAACGTTAGGGACACGTTCAAAAACAAAGATCGCTATTTTATATTTTAATGACATTGCAGATTTATCTATCTTGAAACAATTAAAAAAACAACTCTCTGAAATCGATACAGATGTTATTTTAAGTGGTGAATTAATAATGGAACGGATGAATAAAATTTCATATTTAATTCCTTTAAATGATTCTACAGCTCGTCCTGATTTTGCGATGCAATCACTCGTTACTGGACGATTTATCATTTTAGTAGACGGAATTGCATACGCAATTATCACGCCCACCAATATTCTATCATTATTAAAGTCCGGAGAGGATAATGATTTCCCATCCATATTCAGCTCGTTAGAAAGATTATTACGTTTATTCTGCATATTAATAGCGCTTTTACTACCGGCTTTTTGGCTTGCGTTAACAACATTCCATCAAGAGCAGCTCCCAATTCAATTACTTGCGACAGTTGTACAAACCAATACGGGCTCCCCGCTTCCTGCAGCTATAGAAATGCTTGGAATGCTTTTTATGTTTGAGTTATTTCGTGAAGCGGGATTACGCTTACCGAGTATTTTAGGTGGAACGATCAGTGTTGTAGGAGGGTTAATTATAGGTGATGCAGCCATTCGAGCTGGGATTACTAGTCCGGCAATGATTGTTGTCATAGCCATTTCAACGATTGCTACCTTTACACTTGTCAATCAGTCCTTCGTTACGACGATCAGCATGCTGAGAATTGTATTTATTCTTATTACATCGATTTTAGGACTTTTCGGTTTCTTCTTATCGATCTATATTTGCCTTGTTTATATCGCAAATATCCGTGTATTTGGTGTTCCTTATTTAAATATAGCAGTCAATTTGAGCTGGGATAATATAAAAATGTCCCTTTTCCGTCCACCAGCAACTTCGAACACTAAACGACCGGAAGTATTAAATGTTAAAGATAAAACAAAGGAAAAAACAAAATGA
- a CDS encoding Ger(x)C family spore germination protein yields MKKLLLFPLLLLVAGCWDTNQPERMYYLLGLGIDYKDGQYEIYSQVVAFTNIAKSEQPNPEATQAEVGIAKGKTFDEAFFNLYQTMDERFFLGHLNYVLFSENIAKEGKVEPVINSLIRYREWRYTTWAYITDSPLKEALLITPIINKSITLSKVFDPLSSFNQSSRVRPIQLRELMIHLNEPSHEANIPFIEISENWSKEDGPDPVYSFKGISILGKNSGLKGNLLGDDLKGVQWLENETDRSDITVKTEEFEELYTTTTVDEVRSKITPIVSDNNVQFDLQVQLVVQTNEMLNEDKMDLLESKIKEQVKKEIEQTYKASLEFDSDIYRLSEILYRKNLKTWKKYEQDGKIPLDESTIRNVDVELVRVKGERIISH; encoded by the coding sequence ATGAAAAAATTGCTTTTATTTCCATTGTTACTTTTAGTTGCTGGCTGCTGGGATACAAATCAGCCTGAACGTATGTATTATTTACTTGGCCTAGGAATCGATTATAAAGATGGTCAATATGAAATTTATAGTCAAGTTGTTGCTTTCACTAATATTGCTAAAAGCGAACAGCCAAACCCGGAAGCTACGCAGGCTGAAGTTGGGATTGCCAAAGGAAAGACATTTGATGAAGCATTTTTTAATTTATATCAAACGATGGATGAGCGCTTCTTTTTAGGGCATTTAAACTATGTTCTCTTTTCGGAAAATATCGCAAAGGAAGGTAAAGTAGAACCTGTTATCAATTCCCTTATCCGATACAGGGAATGGAGGTATACAACTTGGGCTTATATTACAGATTCACCACTTAAGGAAGCTTTGCTCATCACACCCATTATTAATAAATCCATTACCCTTTCAAAGGTATTCGACCCGCTCAGTTCATTTAATCAGTCATCCCGGGTCCGTCCTATACAATTACGGGAACTTATGATTCATTTGAATGAACCTAGTCATGAAGCCAATATACCATTTATCGAAATTAGCGAAAACTGGTCAAAGGAAGATGGACCAGATCCTGTCTATTCATTTAAAGGCATAAGCATTCTCGGTAAGAACTCTGGTTTAAAAGGGAACTTATTAGGCGACGACCTAAAAGGTGTTCAATGGCTAGAGAATGAAACAGACCGCTCAGATATTACCGTTAAAACGGAAGAGTTTGAAGAATTATATACAACGACAACAGTTGACGAAGTGCGTTCTAAAATTACACCAATTGTTTCCGATAATAATGTGCAATTCGATTTACAAGTTCAATTGGTTGTTCAAACAAATGAAATGCTTAATGAAGATAAAATGGATTTATTAGAAAGTAAGATTAAGGAGCAAGTAAAAAAAGAAATCGAGCAAACCTATAAAGCTTCATTAGAATTTGACTCCGATATATACCGGTTATCTGAAATATTGTACCGAAAAAATTTGAAAACATGGAAAAAGTATGAGCAAGATGGGAAAATTCCTCTTGACGAGTCTACTATTCGGAATGTGGATGTGGAGCTTGTAAGAGTCAAAGGGGAACGTATCATTTCCCATTAA
- a CDS encoding 5'-3' exonuclease, producing MTTKPHLLIVDGMALLFRSFFASAAMNQFIRLDDGTPSNGVQGFARHVLTAQNLMQPTHLAVCWDMGAVTFRNDLYDGYKANRPAPPEEMLPQFDMAKRVSEMIGWQNFGTQGLEADDLIGSMIEKWKDDAQITVISGDKDLLQLLNPSTTIAFTKKGYTEYDVYTEGRFVEEYGIAPKQFAEVKAFMGDTSDGYPGVKGIGPKTALQLIQNHGSIDGVLEALPTLKPGQRIKISENEAMLRLSHQLATIHCEVPIDVELDQLALSPYAPELFDHIEQHGYRLIAKHARSIYK from the coding sequence ATGACAACAAAACCACATTTATTAATAGTTGATGGAATGGCGCTATTGTTTCGTTCATTTTTTGCGTCAGCCGCAATGAATCAATTTATACGTTTAGATGACGGGACACCATCAAACGGTGTTCAAGGCTTTGCCCGTCATGTATTGACAGCACAAAATCTGATGCAGCCGACACATTTGGCGGTATGCTGGGATATGGGCGCAGTTACTTTCCGCAATGACCTATACGATGGCTATAAAGCAAATCGACCTGCACCACCGGAAGAGATGCTGCCGCAATTTGATATGGCTAAAAGAGTATCGGAAATGATCGGGTGGCAAAACTTTGGTACACAAGGTCTTGAGGCGGATGATTTAATCGGCTCAATGATTGAGAAGTGGAAAGACGATGCACAAATTACTGTAATTAGCGGTGATAAAGATTTACTGCAATTACTAAACCCTTCGACAACGATTGCCTTTACGAAAAAGGGCTATACAGAATACGATGTTTATACGGAAGGCCGATTTGTAGAGGAATATGGCATTGCGCCAAAACAATTCGCGGAAGTTAAAGCGTTTATGGGAGACACGAGTGACGGTTACCCTGGGGTTAAGGGAATCGGACCGAAAACAGCGTTACAGCTAATTCAAAATCACGGTTCCATCGATGGCGTTTTAGAAGCGTTGCCAACATTAAAACCGGGTCAGCGTATTAAAATTAGTGAAAACGAAGCGATGTTACGCTTATCGCATCAATTGGCTACCATCCATTGTGAAGTACCAATTGACGTGGAGTTGGATCAATTAGCCTTATCTCCCTATGCTCCGGAGCTGTTTGATCATATTGAACAGCATGGCTATCGACTGATTGCAAAGCATGCACGTTCTATTTATAAATAA
- the hutH gene encoding histidine ammonia-lyase, producing MIQLNGQNLSIEQLGRILYNGEKIEIAEEAKVRVVKSRDAVERIVQQDKTVYGINTGFGKFSDVKIAEHEVSKLQVNLIRSHACGFGEPFSEHVAKAMMVLRLNALLKGLSGIRLEVLERLLWMVNEDIIPVIPQQGSLGASGDLAPLSHLVLAVIGEGEVFVNGGKHPSHEIFEQLGLPKIELQAKEGLALINGTQAMTAQGVVNYLEAEKLAYASEWIASMTMESLYGIIDAFHPAVHEARGMQEQMAVAERMRDWLKDSKLITHQGEKRVQDPYSLRCIPQIHGASWQVLNYVKEKLEIEMNAATDNPLIFDDGGLVISGGNFHGQPIAFAMDFLKIGMAELANVSERRIERLVNPQLNEGLPAFLSANPGLESGAMILQYSAASLVSENKTLAHPASVDSIPSSANQEDHVSMGTTGSRHARMIIANVRNVLAIEAFCAAQAVEYRGVENMSPKLYEKWKDIRNIAPAMTEDRIFSKDVNRIIDYLKPNG from the coding sequence ATGATTCAGTTAAACGGTCAAAATTTATCGATCGAACAATTGGGGCGTATTTTATATAATGGGGAAAAAATAGAAATAGCGGAAGAAGCGAAAGTACGTGTTGTTAAAAGCCGTGACGCAGTGGAACGGATTGTTCAGCAGGATAAAACCGTATACGGGATTAATACAGGGTTTGGAAAGTTCAGCGATGTGAAAATTGCAGAGCATGAAGTAAGCAAGCTGCAAGTTAATTTAATTCGTTCGCATGCATGCGGTTTTGGGGAGCCTTTTTCGGAACACGTTGCAAAAGCGATGATGGTGCTTAGATTAAATGCATTATTAAAAGGGTTATCAGGTATCCGCTTGGAAGTGCTGGAGCGGCTGTTATGGATGGTTAATGAAGACATAATTCCTGTAATTCCACAGCAAGGTTCACTCGGAGCATCCGGAGATTTAGCGCCACTTTCTCATTTAGTTTTAGCGGTCATTGGGGAAGGGGAAGTATTTGTAAATGGTGGTAAACATCCGTCACATGAAATATTTGAACAGCTGGGACTGCCGAAAATTGAACTGCAGGCAAAAGAAGGTCTTGCGTTAATCAATGGAACCCAGGCAATGACTGCACAAGGCGTAGTCAATTACTTGGAAGCCGAGAAACTGGCTTATGCAAGTGAATGGATTGCTTCAATGACGATGGAAAGTTTATACGGGATAATCGATGCTTTCCATCCAGCTGTTCATGAAGCGCGCGGCATGCAAGAACAAATGGCTGTGGCAGAGCGTATGCGTGATTGGTTAAAGGACAGCAAACTTATTACTCATCAAGGGGAAAAGCGTGTGCAGGATCCGTATTCGCTTCGCTGCATCCCGCAAATCCATGGCGCAAGCTGGCAAGTATTGAACTACGTCAAAGAAAAGCTTGAAATCGAAATGAATGCGGCAACAGATAATCCGCTCATTTTTGATGATGGCGGTTTAGTCATTTCAGGAGGAAACTTCCATGGACAGCCGATTGCGTTTGCGATGGACTTTCTGAAAATCGGTATGGCGGAGCTGGCCAATGTATCAGAGCGCCGGATTGAACGATTAGTAAACCCGCAGTTAAATGAAGGACTGCCTGCATTTTTAAGTGCGAATCCAGGACTTGAATCAGGCGCGATGATTTTGCAGTATAGCGCTGCAAGTTTAGTATCGGAAAATAAAACATTGGCACACCCTGCATCCGTTGATTCCATTCCGTCTTCTGCGAACCAGGAAGACCATGTATCAATGGGTACGACAGGATCTCGCCATGCACGCATGATTATTGCAAATGTAAGAAATGTACTGGCGATCGAGGCATTTTGTGCAGCACAGGCAGTGGAATACAGGGGTGTAGAGAACATGTCGCCCAAACTCTATGAGAAGTGGAAAGATATTCGCAATATAGCACCTGCTATGACGGAGGATCGTATTTTCAGCAAAGACGTGAATCGTATTATCGACTACTTGAAACCGAATGGGTAA